A DNA window from Porites lutea chromosome 6, jaPorLute2.1, whole genome shotgun sequence contains the following coding sequences:
- the LOC140942280 gene encoding uncharacterized protein translates to MIPRRFLLFVAAAFVLQFQMYAQLRMMLIILSLAQFQLEGRAFLRLFEIRRRRRNRRGHPYFWVLPRPADSWFDIHYNDPRIPDEYFRKQLRMRRATFRLLLDVLRPYITRQNTRFRRCIEPEKVLAIGLTRLAHGGTYVSIGPGFNVGTTTVIEAVEDVVTGLVSIKHDYIKFPETEAQVVETRETFEELSDLPNVAGAIDCTHVTIKAPTDSRVDYFSRFQRYDIIVQAVADGKKRFLDVAAGFPGSLHDARVLRNSRLYRRCENQELLTGPTMNVLGREIGPYLVADSAYFLAPWLQKVYPEGTQDPDEIAFNEELSSARVSVECAFGILKSRWRILTKQIESGVSSVSDTVVACAVLHNFCINAGDEWEWDDGDDDGGNDNDVNVLRDGDDIRELLKEYIAM, encoded by the coding sequence ATGATCCCAAGACGTTTTCTGCTTTTTGTAGCTGCAGCATTTGTCCTACAATTTCAGATGTACGCTCAGCTGAGGATGATGCTGATAATTTTGTCTCTTGCTCAATTTCAACTAGAGGGGAGAGCTTTTCTGAGATTGTTCGAGATTCGAAGGCGAAGACGAAATCGGCGTGGACATCCGTACTTTTGGGTTCTCCCTCGACCCGCCGATTCATGGTTTGATATTCATTATAATGACCCAAGAATCCCAGACGAATATTTCAGGAAACAGCTTCGAATGAGAAGAGCTACTTTTCGTTTGCTTTTGGATGTCCTTCGCCCATACATCACAAGACAAAACACTCGTTTTAGAAGGTGTATTGAGCCAGAAAAGGTATTGGCAATTGGGCTCACGCGCTTAGCTCATGGAGGAACATACGTTTCGATTGGGCCTGGTTTTAACGTTGGGACAACGACAGTAATCGAGGCCGTCGAAGACGTCGTTACAGGACTGGTTTCTATAAAACATGATTATATCAAATTCCCTGAAACTGAAGCTCAAGTTGTTGAAACGAGGGAAACTTTCGAAGAGCTTTCTGATCTTCCAAATGTGGCTGGTGCAATTGATTGCACACATGTCACGATCAAAGCCCCTACTGACAGCAGAGTCGACTACTTCAGTCGATTCCAGCGCTACGATATAATCGTCCAAGCCGTGGCTGATGGCAAGAAAAGATTCCTAGATGTAGCAGCTGGCTTTCCAGGATCCCTGCACGATGCACGCGTGTTACGGAACAGTCGCCTTTACAGACGATGCGAGAACCAAGAATTATTGACTGGTCCTACTATGAATGTTCTCGGCCGAGAGATTGGTCCATATTTGGTGGCCGATAGCGCTTATTTTTTGGCTCCCTGGTTACAAAAAGTTTACCCTGAAGGAACGCAAGATCCCGACGAAATTGCATTTAATGAGGAACTTTCCTCGGCCAGAGTTTCCGTGGAGTGCGCCTTTGGAATTCTGAAAAGTCGTTGGCGTATTTTGACAAAGCAAATCGAAAGCGGGGTTAGTTCTGTGAGTGATACAGTTGTAGCATGtgctgttttacacaatttctGCATTAATGCCGGCGATGAATGGGAATGGGATGATGGCGACGACGACGGAGGAAATGATAATGATGTAAATGTTTTGAGGGATGGCGACGATATCAGAGAACTACTAAAAGAGTACATTGCCATgtga
- the LOC140941235 gene encoding adenosine receptor A3-like, with translation MATNCSLNGSYTANCESSTSFVCPYDPFVLLHVPKNLYYTYFVTAALNVVFAATSFCGNSLVLTALLRTPSLHSPSKALLRSLALSDLFVGLFVQPMYIAYCLSGISENHWVRCISWFIYPLLMDYFVAVSFLTMVAISIDRYLALRLRASYRSVVTIKKVNITVVSIWITSLVFPITRVIAGKLTLLLSCTFFALFVVIPTFTHCTIHSTLQRHGRQVTNQFFLHRKESHLSIHQYKKSVSAMRYLYIALLISYTPITCVSLLYIKQDPSMAAILLPAGNVATTMLFFNSSLNPVLYCWRIRQVRGAMLNLADNLICC, from the coding sequence ATGGCGACAAATTGCTCGTTAAATGGAAGCTATACTGCCAACTGTGAGTCTTCGACATCTTTCGTCTGCCCTTACGATCCTTTTGTTCTGCTTCACGTCCCTAAAAATCTTTACTACACATACTTCGTTACAGCGGCCTTAAATGTGGTGTTCGCAGCAACATCATTTTGCGGAAACTCTCTCGTTCTTACAGCTCTCCTAAGAACCCCGTCTCTTCACTCTCCGTCCAAAGCTCTACTCCGCAGCCTCGCGCTATCAGATCTCTTCGTTGGCTTATTTGTTCAGCCTATGTACATCGCTTACTGTCTGTCCGGAATTTCAGAAAATCACTGGGTTCGATGTATCTCATGGTTTATCTATCCTCTATTAATGGACTATTTCGTTGCAGTATCATTTCTTACCATGGTCGCAATTAGCATCGACAGGTATTTGGCCCTGCGTCTTCGTGCTAGCTATCGATCAGTAGTGACAATAAAGAAAGTAAACATCACAGTTGTATCTATATGGATAACAAGTTTGGTATTTCCAATCACCAGGGTAATAGCTGGAAAACTTACACTTCTTCTCTCGTGCACATTCTTTGCACTGTTTGTTGTCATCCCTACTTTTACACACTGTACAATTCATAGTACATTACAACGTCATGGAAGGCAAGTTACGAATCAGTTTTTTCTACACCGCAAGGAAAGCCACCTTTCTATACACCAGTACAAGAAATCCGTTTCTGCAATGCGCTATTTGTATATCGCGCTTTTGATAAGTTATACTCCTATAACTTGTGTTTCTCTACTGTATATAAAACAGGATCCATCGATGGCAGCTATTCTTTTACCAGCCGGAAATGTCGCTACCACTATGCTCTTCTTCAACTCTTCGCTGAACCCTGTTCTTTACTGTTGGCGAATCCGGCAAGTTCGAGGAGCCATGTTGAACCTTGCCGATAATTTAATTTGCTGCTAA